From Mesorhizobium sp. AR02, a single genomic window includes:
- the ccoS gene encoding cbb3-type cytochrome oxidase assembly protein CcoS, translating to MTTLVYLIPAALFLGALGLSGFLWALRSGQYEDLHGAAERILIDRDDKPER from the coding sequence ATGACGACGCTCGTCTACCTCATACCAGCAGCTCTGTTCCTTGGCGCGCTGGGGCTGTCCGGCTTTCTGTGGGCCTTGAGGAGTGGTCAATATGAGGATCTTCACGGGGCCGCCGAGCGCATCCTCATCGACCGGGACGACAAGCCGGAACGCTGA
- a CDS encoding substrate-binding domain-containing protein yields the protein MIVVDCFNGSRRPTPRRPVWIKTDTKNGQSQKSAEALGRDTAARLFSGPQTPNAIFCGNDQIAGGACDTLREIGLAAPVDVAIVGFNNWDVMVLATRPRLASLDENLNAVGRDAGDSVLEMIAERLRQASAVFTGRAGIVEAVSTPMHFIAGTDAFQ from the coding sequence ATGATAGTGGTCGACTGCTTCAATGGATCGCGCCGCCCAACACCTCGGCGACCGGTCTGGATCAAGACCGACACGAAGAACGGCCAAAGCCAAAAGTCAGCCGAGGCGTTGGGGCGCGACACGGCGGCCAGATTGTTCTCGGGACCGCAAACGCCGAACGCGATCTTCTGCGGCAACGATCAGATCGCCGGCGGCGCGTGCGACACGCTGCGCGAGATTGGCCTGGCAGCACCTGTCGACGTGGCCATCGTCGGATTTAACAACTGGGACGTGATGGTGCTTGCGACGCGGCCGCGGTTGGCCAGCCTCGATGAGAACCTGAACGCGGTCGGACGCGACGCTGGTGACAGCGTGCTGGAGATGATCGCCGAGCGCTTGCGTCAGGCGTCGGCCGTGTTCACTGGCCGTGCGGGCATCGTCGAAGCCGTGAGCACGCCAATGCACTTCATTGCAGGAACGGATGCGTTCCAATGA
- a CDS encoding glycoside hydrolase family 127 protein yields the protein MNEFEPVQFVDVALEGQFWRERLETVLTRTIPTQHVQLGKHGILQSLTLPNPPPLSSAPNQHNFVQVLWDSDAGKWIEAASYALSHRPDADIEARIEKIVDDLENAQAGDGYLNCWHLLREPDKRWTNLRDYHELYNLGHLLEGGIAYFLATGRCRLLDILERYVDHVRKTFGPNPGQKHGYCGHQEIELALVKLYRLTGARKHLELAAYFINERGRQPHYFDQEAVARGENPSEFWAKRYEYNQSHRPVREQTKVVGHAVRAMYMFSAMADLAAELNDDGLKKACEELWADVMTSKIYITSGLGSAAANEGFTEDHDLPNDTAYAETCASVALIFWAHRMLHLDLDGRYADVMEQALFNGALTGLSRDGEHYFYSNPLDSDGRHSRWAWHTCPCCAMNSSRLIASVGGYFVSASEDAIAFHLYGGISTNIRLATGNVFLRETSAYPWFGSIRIEVSPDAPAEFAVKLRIPGWAHEAEASVEGHPIDVEACTSNGYLSISRLWNAGDTITLELPMPPERIYAHPKVSQDIGRVALKRGPLVYCVEHVDNPGGRVQQLKLPRDAWIETEERADLFDGVVTLTAPAKRVVDQGWGDSLYRNAPPVVSDCRLIALPYFLWNNRAKGSMQVWLLES from the coding sequence ATGAACGAGTTCGAGCCGGTTCAGTTCGTCGATGTCGCGCTGGAGGGGCAATTCTGGCGCGAGCGGCTTGAGACTGTGCTGACGCGGACCATCCCCACCCAGCACGTCCAGCTTGGCAAGCACGGTATCCTGCAGTCCCTGACACTGCCGAACCCGCCGCCGCTGAGCTCCGCGCCCAACCAGCACAATTTCGTGCAGGTGTTATGGGATTCCGACGCCGGCAAGTGGATCGAGGCGGCATCCTATGCGCTGTCACACAGGCCCGACGCCGACATCGAGGCCAGGATCGAAAAGATCGTCGACGATCTCGAAAATGCACAGGCTGGCGACGGTTATCTGAACTGCTGGCACCTGCTGCGCGAGCCGGACAAGCGCTGGACCAACCTGCGCGACTATCACGAACTCTACAATCTGGGACATCTGCTCGAGGGCGGCATCGCCTACTTCCTCGCGACGGGCCGGTGCCGGCTCCTTGACATCCTTGAGCGCTATGTCGACCATGTGCGCAAGACGTTCGGCCCGAACCCCGGCCAGAAGCACGGCTATTGCGGCCATCAGGAGATCGAGCTTGCCCTCGTTAAGCTCTATCGCTTGACGGGAGCGAGAAAGCATCTCGAACTCGCGGCCTATTTCATCAACGAGCGCGGCCGCCAGCCACACTACTTCGATCAGGAAGCGGTCGCGCGCGGGGAGAACCCTAGTGAGTTCTGGGCGAAGAGGTATGAGTACAACCAATCGCACAGGCCAGTGCGCGAGCAGACCAAGGTGGTCGGCCATGCCGTTCGGGCGATGTACATGTTTTCCGCAATGGCCGACCTCGCGGCGGAACTGAACGACGACGGCCTCAAGAAAGCATGCGAGGAGCTCTGGGCCGACGTCATGACCTCGAAGATCTACATCACCTCCGGCTTGGGTTCCGCTGCCGCGAATGAAGGCTTTACTGAAGACCACGACCTGCCGAACGATACGGCCTATGCGGAGACCTGCGCCTCGGTAGCGCTGATCTTCTGGGCGCATCGGATGCTGCATCTCGATCTCGACGGCCGCTATGCCGACGTAATGGAACAGGCGTTGTTCAACGGCGCGCTGACCGGCCTGTCGCGCGATGGCGAGCACTATTTTTACTCCAATCCGCTGGACAGCGATGGGCGACACAGCCGATGGGCCTGGCACACATGCCCATGCTGCGCGATGAATTCGTCGCGTCTCATCGCTTCGGTCGGAGGCTATTTCGTGTCGGCCAGCGAAGACGCAATCGCCTTCCATCTCTATGGCGGCATTTCGACGAACATCCGGCTTGCTACGGGAAATGTGTTCCTGCGGGAAACCAGCGCCTATCCATGGTTCGGCTCGATCAGGATCGAGGTCAGCCCTGACGCTCCGGCCGAGTTCGCCGTGAAGCTTCGCATTCCTGGATGGGCGCACGAAGCCGAAGCCTCGGTCGAGGGACATCCCATTGACGTGGAGGCATGCACCAGCAACGGCTATCTTTCGATCTCGCGGCTATGGAATGCCGGAGACACGATCACCCTCGAGCTGCCGATGCCTCCCGAGCGCATCTATGCTCATCCCAAGGTCAGTCAGGACATAGGCCGGGTGGCGCTCAAGCGCGGACCGTTGGTCTATTGCGTCGAACACGTAGACAACCCCGGGGGGCGAGTGCAGCAGCTCAAATTGCCGCGAGACGCCTGGATCGAAACGGAGGAACGGGCCGACCTCTTCGATGGCGTGGTCACGCTCACCGCCCCCGCGAAGCGCGTCGTAGACCAAGGCTGGGGAGACAGCCTGTACAGGAATGCGCCGCCCGTCGTTTCCGACTGCAGGCTAATCGCCCTGCCATACTTTCTTTGGAACAATCGGGCGAAAGGCTCGATGCAAGTGTGGCTGCTGGAAAGCTGA
- the ubiM gene encoding 5-demethoxyubiquinol-8 5-hydroxylase UbiM yields the protein MAGSDESFDIVIVGGGPVGLSFAASLGQSDLKVAVVEQQSLERLASPAFDGREIALTYASIRILRELGAWDAIPASHKSPLQGARVLNGSSPFALCFDPPRGSGEPLGFLVPNCRIRDALFKIIRLQDHARLICGHSVVGARNSHKGAVIMLSDGRQLTARLLVAADSRFSATRDLLGIGADINRLGKAMLICRVRHERVHQQIAVEWFDHHQTIAMLPLMEGVSSLLLTLPLNEADRLLALDDDLFLTELTNRCRGRLGEMTLASTRHSYPLVTTWAHKFWAPSAALIGDAAIGMHPVTAHGFNIALSGQKQLAHRILTVCRDRRDIADPDMLHRYESCLRRSAAPLYHATNILVGLYSGEHPAARLARHAGLRFAQYLPFVRHGISAMLRR from the coding sequence ATGGCCGGCTCCGACGAGAGTTTCGACATCGTTATCGTCGGAGGCGGGCCGGTCGGTCTTTCCTTCGCCGCGTCGCTGGGGCAGAGCGATCTGAAGGTGGCAGTTGTTGAACAGCAGTCCTTGGAACGGCTGGCGAGTCCAGCTTTCGACGGTCGCGAGATCGCGCTGACCTACGCCTCGATTAGAATCCTTCGCGAGCTCGGCGCCTGGGATGCCATCCCCGCTTCGCACAAATCACCACTGCAAGGCGCGCGCGTGCTCAACGGATCGAGCCCTTTCGCGCTGTGTTTCGATCCTCCCAGGGGATCTGGGGAACCACTCGGGTTTCTGGTCCCAAATTGTCGCATCCGCGATGCCCTGTTCAAGATCATCCGGTTGCAGGATCATGCCCGGCTGATATGCGGCCACTCGGTCGTCGGTGCAAGAAACAGCCACAAAGGAGCAGTCATAATGCTCTCCGATGGCAGGCAATTGACCGCTCGGCTTCTCGTTGCAGCGGACTCGCGTTTTTCCGCCACGCGCGACCTGCTCGGCATCGGCGCCGATATCAATCGGCTCGGCAAGGCCATGCTGATTTGCCGGGTAAGGCACGAGCGCGTCCATCAGCAGATCGCAGTCGAATGGTTCGATCACCATCAGACGATAGCGATGTTGCCGCTCATGGAAGGCGTGTCGTCGCTGCTACTCACTTTGCCGTTAAACGAGGCCGATAGACTGCTTGCTCTAGACGACGATTTGTTCCTGACGGAATTGACGAACCGGTGTCGAGGGCGCCTCGGAGAAATGACCTTGGCAAGCACCCGCCATAGCTATCCGCTGGTCACGACGTGGGCGCACAAGTTCTGGGCACCGAGCGCCGCACTCATCGGCGACGCCGCCATTGGCATGCACCCGGTGACCGCGCATGGCTTTAACATCGCCCTCAGTGGCCAGAAGCAACTCGCCCATAGAATCCTGACAGTATGTCGCGACCGGCGCGACATTGCCGATCCCGACATGCTCCACAGATACGAAAGCTGCCTGCGCCGGTCGGCGGCACCGCTCTATCATGCTACGAACATCCTCGTCGGACTCTACTCAGGCGAGCACCCGGCGGCACGGCTTGCAAGACATGCGGGGCTTCGCTTTGCCCAATATCTTCCCTTTGTCCGCCATGGCATTTCGGCCATGCTTAGGCGATGA
- a CDS encoding recombinase family protein, whose amino-acid sequence MVIDEDLGLSGSGSVMRAGFARLTSEVALARVGIVLGLEVSRLARNNADWHRLIELAGLTDTLIGDADGIYHPALFNDRLLLGLKGAMSEAELHVLRARLNGGIRNKAARGELRRGLPIGFVWGEADGEILIHPDEAVAHAIRTVFARFAELGSARRVWLWFREQAMKFPLWLNARTELRWGEASYHAIHSVLANPVYAGAYVYGKYRRETVLDETGARCKRIRKLPMEDWQVLIKDHHQGYIDWPTFEANRERMAANTQPRTHAKAQEQAGGAAREGGALLQGIARCGHCGRRLHTHYRGRTVTPGYHCPGKVVVEGRGVHCLNVGGGQIDEAVVAAFLEALEPVRLTATLEAAERLENDRDAALKQWRLDVERAAFAVNRAERRYCAVDPDNRLVARRLEQEWEEALRALEAAKAELARREEQRPRVLSATEREKLLALGADLASVWYAPTTTPRDRKELLRTLLDEVTLHVDRDEAAALLVLRWKGDATSRLTVALPRSRPATVRTDEDTLALLRRLAPHYPDAVIAGVLNRQGRRTAYGHRFDANRVGYLRKHWKIPACKAKPPAADGDIVTVRQAAAALGVAPSTLHRHVNDGLIPGEQVTPGAPWRIRLTAELKARFLATPGEGFEPIRDAMENLGLSRQVVLQRVKRGELEAVHVVRGQRKGLWIKTIDQNPSLFEQIP is encoded by the coding sequence TTGGTCATCGACGAGGACCTTGGCCTGTCCGGCTCCGGCAGCGTCATGCGCGCCGGCTTTGCGCGGCTGACCAGCGAGGTGGCGCTGGCCCGGGTCGGCATCGTGCTTGGCCTGGAGGTTTCGCGGCTGGCGCGCAACAATGCCGACTGGCACCGGCTGATCGAGTTGGCCGGGCTGACCGATACGCTGATTGGCGATGCCGACGGGATCTACCACCCGGCTCTGTTCAACGATAGGCTTTTGCTCGGGTTGAAAGGCGCCATGAGCGAGGCCGAATTGCACGTCCTGCGCGCCCGCCTCAATGGCGGCATCCGCAACAAGGCAGCGCGCGGTGAATTGCGCCGCGGCCTACCGATCGGCTTCGTCTGGGGCGAGGCGGACGGCGAGATCCTGATCCATCCCGACGAGGCCGTCGCCCATGCCATCCGCACCGTCTTTGCCCGCTTTGCCGAGCTCGGCTCGGCGCGCCGCGTGTGGCTGTGGTTCCGCGAGCAAGCGATGAAGTTCCCGCTGTGGCTTAATGCACGCACCGAGCTGCGCTGGGGCGAGGCCAGCTACCACGCGATTCACAGCGTGCTTGCCAATCCAGTCTATGCCGGCGCCTATGTCTATGGCAAGTATCGCCGAGAGACGGTGCTCGACGAAACCGGCGCGCGGTGCAAGCGGATACGCAAGCTGCCGATGGAAGACTGGCAAGTGCTGATCAAGGACCACCACCAGGGCTATATCGATTGGCCCACCTTCGAGGCCAATCGAGAGCGCATGGCGGCCAACACCCAACCCCGGACGCACGCCAAGGCGCAGGAACAGGCCGGTGGCGCCGCCAGAGAGGGTGGCGCCCTGCTGCAGGGCATTGCCCGCTGCGGCCACTGCGGGCGACGGCTGCACACCCATTATCGCGGCCGCACCGTGACGCCGGGCTACCATTGTCCCGGCAAGGTGGTCGTCGAGGGCAGAGGCGTCCATTGCCTCAATGTTGGCGGCGGGCAGATCGATGAAGCCGTGGTGGCGGCCTTCCTGGAGGCGCTGGAGCCGGTGCGCCTGACCGCCACGCTCGAAGCGGCCGAGCGGCTGGAGAACGATCGCGACGCAGCACTCAAGCAATGGCGGCTCGACGTGGAGCGCGCCGCCTTCGCCGTCAACCGCGCCGAGCGCCGCTATTGCGCCGTCGATCCCGACAATCGCCTGGTCGCCCGCAGGCTCGAGCAGGAGTGGGAGGAGGCGTTGCGCGCACTGGAGGCGGCAAAGGCGGAACTGGCGCGGCGCGAGGAGCAGCGTCCGCGCGTCCTGTCGGCCACGGAGCGGGAAAAGCTGCTTGCCCTCGGGGCCGATCTGGCGAGCGTTTGGTACGCGCCCACCACCACGCCGCGTGACCGCAAGGAATTGCTGCGCACGCTCCTCGATGAGGTCACCCTCCATGTCGATCGCGACGAGGCAGCGGCGCTTCTCGTCCTGCGCTGGAAGGGCGACGCTACGAGTCGCCTCACCGTCGCCTTGCCGCGCTCGCGGCCGGCGACGGTTCGTACCGACGAGGACACGCTGGCGCTGCTGCGGCGGCTGGCACCGCATTATCCCGACGCGGTCATTGCCGGCGTCCTCAACCGCCAGGGCCGCCGAACGGCGTACGGCCACCGGTTTGACGCCAACCGCGTCGGCTATCTGCGTAAGCACTGGAAGATTCCCGCCTGCAAGGCCAAGCCACCAGCCGCCGACGGCGACATCGTCACCGTCCGTCAGGCCGCTGCCGCGCTCGGCGTGGCGCCATCGACGCTTCACCGCCATGTCAACGACGGCCTCATCCCGGGCGAACAGGTGACACCCGGTGCGCCATGGCGCATTCGCCTGACCGCCGAACTCAAGGCCCGCTTCCTGGCCACGCCTGGCGAAGGCTTTGAGCCCATCCGCGACGCCATGGAGAACCTCGGCCTGTCGCGCCAGGTCGTGTTGCAGCGAGTAAAACGCGGCGAACTCGAAGCCGTCCATGTCGTGCGTGGACAGAGAAAAGGCCTATGGATCAAGACGATAGACCAAAATCCCAGCCTCTTCGAACAGATACCGTGA
- a CDS encoding EAL domain-containing protein, with product MFEIEITEESPVDPDRVDEKLGRLSHAGISIALDDFGTGFSTLASLKDSRIRKVKIDQGFIRGLAKSREDRLLVKTVIDLGRTLGIDVMAEGVETEADRQTLLKLGCRTAQGFLFSKAVPLNQAIDLAVKEHAKELRPARVAQHQDLPGEALISARLIRESSISVSPSRVALGQAAPGRRRKGGLHLAFVAEPSWRMTRPACSIRPEVSPRSIPAPACTR from the coding sequence ATGTTCGAAATCGAGATTACTGAAGAATCCCCGGTGGACCCGGACAGAGTGGATGAAAAGCTCGGACGGCTTTCACATGCCGGCATTTCCATCGCGCTCGATGACTTCGGCACCGGCTTTTCCACCTTGGCATCGCTCAAGGACAGCCGGATACGCAAGGTGAAAATAGACCAAGGCTTCATTCGCGGCTTGGCCAAGTCCCGAGAGGACCGGCTGCTTGTCAAAACGGTCATCGATCTTGGCAGGACGCTCGGGATCGACGTCATGGCCGAGGGCGTCGAAACAGAGGCAGATCGGCAAACTCTGCTCAAGCTTGGCTGCAGAACTGCTCAGGGCTTCCTGTTCTCCAAGGCGGTGCCTCTGAACCAGGCGATCGATTTGGCAGTAAAAGAGCACGCAAAGGAGTTGCGACCGGCACGCGTCGCGCAACACCAGGATCTGCCGGGTGAGGCTTTGATCTCAGCAAGGCTCATTCGCGAGAGCTCGATCAGCGTGTCGCCAAGCCGAGTTGCACTGGGCCAAGCAGCGCCCGGCCGGCGACGGAAAGGCGGACTGCACCTGGCGTTCGTCGCGGAGCCGAGCTGGCGGATGACCAGGCCAGCCTGTTCCATCCGACCAGAGGTATCACCGCGCTCGATTCCAGCGCCAGCATGCACGCGATGA
- the groL gene encoding chaperonin GroEL (60 kDa chaperone family; promotes refolding of misfolded polypeptides especially under stressful conditions; forms two stacked rings of heptamers to form a barrel-shaped 14mer; ends can be capped by GroES; misfolded proteins enter the barrel where they are refolded when GroES binds): MAKDVKFSRDARERMLHGINILADAVKVTLGPKGRNVVIDKSFGAPRITKDGVTVAKEIELSDKFENMGAQMIREVASKTNDIAGDGTTTATVLAQSIVHEGHKAVAAGMNPMDLKRGIDLAVTEVVAHLVKNAKKIKTSEEVAQVGTIAGNGDASVGKMIAEAMQKVGNEGVITVEEAKTAETELEVVEGMQFDRGYQSPYFVTNADKMVAELEDVYILLHEKKLSNLQAMLPVLEAVVQTSKPLLIISEDVEGEALATLVVNKLRGGLKIAAVKAPGFGDRRKAMLEDIAILTGGQVISEDLGIKLENVGLNMLGRAKKVSISKENTTIVDGAGKKAEIQGRVAQIKQQIEETTSDYDKEKLQERLAKLAGGVAVIRVGGATEIEVKEKKDRVDDALNATRAAVEEGIVAGGGVALLRASLAITVTGANADQTAGIAIVRRALQAPARQIAANAGAEASIVAGKILDNKDATFGYNAQTGEYGDMITMGIVDPMKVVRTALQDAASVAGLLVTTEAMIAEAPKKESAGGGMPGGMPGGGMGGMGGMDF, encoded by the coding sequence ATGGCCAAAGACGTAAAATTCTCCCGTGATGCCCGCGAGCGCATGCTTCACGGCATCAACATCCTGGCCGACGCGGTGAAGGTCACGCTCGGTCCCAAGGGCCGTAACGTCGTTATCGACAAGTCGTTCGGCGCCCCGCGCATCACCAAGGACGGCGTCACCGTCGCCAAGGAAATTGAACTTTCCGACAAGTTCGAGAACATGGGCGCGCAGATGATCCGCGAAGTCGCGTCCAAGACCAACGACATCGCCGGCGACGGCACCACGACCGCGACCGTTCTGGCGCAGTCGATCGTCCACGAAGGCCACAAGGCGGTTGCCGCTGGCATGAACCCGATGGACCTGAAGCGCGGCATCGATCTGGCCGTGACCGAAGTCGTCGCTCACCTCGTCAAGAACGCCAAGAAGATCAAGACCTCGGAAGAAGTCGCCCAGGTCGGCACGATCGCCGGCAATGGCGATGCTTCGGTCGGCAAGATGATCGCGGAAGCGATGCAGAAGGTCGGCAACGAAGGCGTCATCACGGTTGAAGAAGCCAAGACCGCCGAGACCGAACTCGAAGTCGTCGAAGGCATGCAGTTCGACCGCGGGTACCAGTCGCCCTACTTCGTCACCAACGCCGACAAGATGGTTGCCGAGCTCGAGGACGTCTACATCCTCCTGCACGAGAAGAAGCTCTCCAACCTCCAGGCCATGCTGCCGGTTCTCGAAGCCGTCGTGCAGACCTCGAAACCGCTGCTCATCATCTCGGAAGACGTCGAAGGCGAAGCGCTGGCGACTTTGGTCGTCAACAAGCTGCGTGGCGGCCTGAAGATCGCCGCCGTCAAGGCGCCGGGCTTCGGTGATCGCCGCAAGGCCATGCTGGAAGACATCGCCATCCTCACCGGTGGCCAGGTCATTTCGGAAGACCTCGGCATCAAGCTCGAGAACGTCGGCCTCAACATGCTCGGCCGCGCCAAGAAGGTGTCGATCTCCAAGGAGAACACCACCATCGTCGACGGCGCCGGCAAGAAGGCCGAGATCCAGGGCCGCGTTGCCCAGATCAAGCAGCAGATCGAGGAGACCACCTCGGACTACGACAAGGAGAAGCTGCAGGAACGTCTGGCGAAGCTCGCCGGCGGCGTTGCGGTGATCCGCGTCGGCGGTGCGACCGAGATCGAAGTCAAGGAAAAGAAGGACCGCGTCGATGACGCCCTCAACGCGACCCGCGCGGCCGTGGAAGAAGGCATCGTTGCTGGCGGCGGCGTCGCCCTGCTGCGCGCTTCGCTGGCCATCACCGTCACCGGCGCCAATGCCGATCAGACGGCCGGCATCGCCATCGTCCGTCGCGCCCTGCAGGCTCCGGCCCGCCAGATCGCTGCCAACGCCGGTGCCGAAGCTTCGATCGTCGCCGGCAAGATCCTCGACAACAAGGATGCAACCTTCGGCTACAACGCCCAGACCGGCGAATATGGCGACATGATCACCATGGGCATCGTCGACCCAATGAAGGTTGTGCGCACCGCTCTCCAGGACGCGGCCTCGGTCGCCGGCCTGCTCGTCACCACCGAAGCCATGATTGCCGAAGCTCCGAAGAAGGAGTCGGCTGGCGGCGGCATGCCGGGTGGTATGCCCGGCGGTGGCATGGGCGGCATGGGCGGTATGGATTTCTAA
- the groES gene encoding co-chaperone GroES, producing MAKSNFRPLHDRVVVRRVESEAKTAGGIIIPDTAKEKPQEGEIIAVGSGARDEAGKLVPLDVKAGDRILFGKWSGTEVKLDGEDLLIMKESDIMGIIS from the coding sequence ATGGCAAAGTCGAATTTCCGGCCGCTGCATGACCGCGTGGTCGTTCGCCGGGTCGAATCCGAAGCGAAGACCGCCGGCGGGATCATCATCCCGGATACGGCGAAGGAAAAGCCGCAGGAAGGCGAGATCATCGCCGTTGGCTCCGGCGCCCGCGACGAAGCCGGCAAGCTCGTCCCGCTGGACGTCAAGGCGGGCGACCGCATCCTGTTCGGCAAGTGGTCGGGCACCGAAGTCAAGCTCGATGGCGAAGACCTTCTGATCATGAAGGAATCCGACATCATGGGCATAATCAGCTGA
- a CDS encoding DUF4160 domain-containing protein → MPTVLRLDGLRVVIYPNDHRPAHVHIKGAAGEAVFILHCPDGPPALRESFGFNQAALSRIADDLAGALATLCAEWRTIHGRY, encoded by the coding sequence ATGCCAACCGTTTTACGCCTCGATGGCTTGCGCGTGGTCATCTACCCGAACGATCATCGACCCGCGCACGTCCACATCAAGGGAGCGGCCGGCGAAGCGGTGTTCATCCTGCATTGCCCCGATGGACCGCCGGCGCTGCGGGAGAGCTTCGGATTCAACCAGGCCGCGCTAAGCCGGATCGCGGATGACCTGGCCGGCGCACTGGCAACCTTATGTGCGGAATGGAGAACAATTCATGGCCGTTACTGA
- a CDS encoding DUF2442 domain-containing protein: MAVTEQEFHQAEKRMAALRENGFAVSARYDRRSARIVVNLNTGVQIAFPPRLAEGLADASPADLAEVEISPAGLGLHWPKLDADVYVPALLQGVFGSKRWMAAQLGTAGGQARSRAKAAAARENGRKGGRPRKVAGGGL; the protein is encoded by the coding sequence ATGGCCGTTACTGAGCAAGAGTTTCACCAAGCCGAAAAGCGGATGGCCGCGCTGCGGGAGAACGGCTTTGCCGTGTCCGCGCGCTACGATCGCCGCTCGGCCCGCATCGTCGTCAACCTGAATACCGGCGTGCAGATCGCTTTCCCGCCGCGCCTAGCAGAAGGTTTGGCTGATGCCTCGCCGGCCGACCTTGCCGAGGTCGAGATCAGCCCGGCCGGCCTTGGCCTGCACTGGCCGAAGCTCGATGCTGATGTGTATGTGCCGGCGCTGCTGCAAGGTGTGTTTGGCTCAAAGCGCTGGATGGCCGCGCAGCTCGGTACGGCCGGCGGCCAAGCCCGTTCGCGCGCCAAGGCGGCGGCGGCTCGGGAGAACGGCCGCAAGGGAGGCCGGCCGCGCAAGGTTGCCGGTGGTGGCCTATAG
- a CDS encoding GntR family transcriptional regulator has translation MYKQHEDTPGWTRFKGNRVYKALKNLIVDFKVPPYTRLDMREISDVLKTSATPIREALIKLETEKYIVGSTRNGYYTKKLDTKQLSDKYAFINMILQHALRENLDEHSKPWPVLPTNPSWNDYYLIREFLEVLYDGIAESSNNERMLDLVREFNIRTRYVRFLDLQRPERLSCIRGDMSELLELLDKRDKNGAIANVDRQFSAIINTVPELVLEGNHRAGNTKESWLETLLLMWTES, from the coding sequence ATGTATAAGCAGCACGAAGATACACCGGGATGGACTCGGTTCAAGGGCAATCGAGTCTATAAAGCATTGAAGAATCTTATTGTCGATTTTAAGGTGCCCCCTTATACGCGACTCGATATGCGTGAAATCAGCGATGTCCTGAAAACGAGCGCGACCCCGATACGCGAGGCATTGATTAAGCTCGAAACCGAAAAGTACATCGTGGGCTCTACACGCAACGGCTACTACACCAAGAAACTGGATACAAAGCAACTCTCAGATAAATATGCTTTTATCAACATGATCCTCCAGCATGCTCTCAGAGAAAACCTAGATGAGCATTCTAAGCCGTGGCCGGTGCTTCCAACGAATCCCAGCTGGAACGACTATTACTTGATCAGGGAGTTTCTTGAGGTACTTTACGATGGGATCGCAGAGTCTTCGAACAACGAAAGAATGCTGGACCTCGTTCGTGAGTTCAACATTCGGACGAGATACGTTCGTTTTTTGGACTTGCAACGGCCGGAGCGTCTATCATGTATCAGAGGTGATATGAGCGAGCTTCTGGAGCTTCTTGATAAGCGAGACAAGAATGGGGCGATCGCAAATGTTGATCGGCAATTCAGTGCGATAATTAACACCGTTCCCGAGCTTGTGCTGGAGGGCAATCATCGTGCCGGGAATACGAAAGAGAGCTGGTTGGAGACATTGTTGTTGATGTGGACTGAGAGCTGA